The following coding sequences are from one Qingrenia yutianensis window:
- a CDS encoding zinc-dependent alcohol dehydrogenase → MNEYKTSRAVVIERPYKANLREIKLTEPKPDAFIARTMFSSISSGTDMKTYKGMQHPEQCYYPLVPGYETAGVIVKVPEQGADLSHFPKSAQCLKVGDRVMINECRKYGNVCSAWGGGSEYTIKDSNTTNDQFDYMVKIPDNVTYIQAVLAYLACVPLKGIMRMNLRKNETFVVIGAGMVGVSAIQEFKILEPTLKVICIERNAFRRSIAEKYADLVVSPDDAVNKISEFTNGKMADQLIECSGNPEVVGTLHKYIKDGGWEDDDTPAHIHLQGDYPDKIIFDHYHRWFVKNATITMTCALKAGCKEQVLQWISEGKFDTDGLPIEIWPVSKCAEAFEYKAKKGEDVFKIVFDWSK, encoded by the coding sequence AGACCGTACAAGGCGAATTTAAGAGAAATAAAACTTACCGAGCCGAAACCTGATGCGTTTATTGCAAGAACGATGTTCAGCAGCATAAGCAGCGGAACGGATATGAAGACGTACAAGGGTATGCAGCACCCCGAACAGTGCTACTATCCGCTTGTTCCGGGATATGAAACGGCAGGCGTTATTGTAAAGGTTCCAGAACAGGGTGCAGATTTAAGCCATTTTCCGAAAAGTGCGCAGTGCCTAAAGGTCGGCGACAGGGTTATGATTAACGAATGTAGGAAATACGGCAATGTATGCTCTGCTTGGGGCGGCGGCAGCGAATACACAATAAAAGACTCAAATACCACAAACGACCAATTTGACTACATGGTAAAAATTCCCGACAATGTTACCTATATTCAGGCGGTTTTAGCATATCTGGCGTGTGTACCGCTTAAAGGAATTATGCGAATGAATCTTCGCAAAAACGAAACATTTGTTGTTATCGGTGCCGGAATGGTAGGTGTTTCGGCAATTCAGGAGTTTAAAATACTCGAGCCGACGCTTAAAGTTATCTGCATTGAACGCAACGCCTTCAGACGTTCGATTGCCGAAAAATATGCTGATTTAGTTGTATCACCCGATGATGCTGTAAACAAAATAAGCGAATTTACAAACGGTAAAATGGCAGACCAGCTTATCGAATGTTCGGGAAATCCCGAGGTTGTGGGTACACTTCACAAATACATAAAAGACGGAGGCTGGGAGGATGACGACACTCCTGCGCATATTCATCTTCAGGGCGATTATCCCGATAAAATAATTTTTGACCATTATCACAGATGGTTTGTGAAAAATGCCACAATTACAATGACGTGTGCACTCAAAGCAGGCTGCAAGGAGCAGGTTTTGCAGTGGATTTCGGAAGGAAAATTCGATACCGACGGACTGCCAATCGAAATATGGCCCGTTTCAAAGTGTGCAGAGGCATTTGAATACAAGGCGAAAAAGGGCGAGGACGTATTTAAAATTGTGTTTGATTGGAGCAAATAA